A window of Thermoanaerobaculia bacterium contains these coding sequences:
- a CDS encoding 4Fe-4S binding protein has protein sequence MPVPAQYNFYIDPARCIGCNACVQACSECDTHKGQSMIQLDFIDRSLSPQTVPVICMHCDQPTCAEVCPADAIKRTEDGVVQTARKARCIACNNCVLACPFGVPKMHDEANLMMKCDMCYDRTSQGLKPMCASVCPSQALFFGTREEFERLRPNSQPVDTFRFGAQQVTTKVKMVVPKSFAGNLLQITAPLERGAPSAAPVDPLLANYFEETSL, from the coding sequence ATGCCGGTACCCGCGCAGTACAACTTCTACATCGACCCGGCCCGCTGCATCGGCTGCAACGCCTGCGTCCAGGCCTGCTCGGAGTGCGATACGCACAAGGGGCAGTCGATGATCCAGCTCGACTTCATCGACCGCTCGCTCTCGCCGCAGACGGTGCCGGTGATTTGCATGCACTGCGACCAGCCGACCTGCGCCGAAGTCTGCCCGGCCGACGCCATCAAACGCACCGAGGACGGGGTCGTGCAGACGGCTCGCAAGGCGCGGTGCATTGCGTGCAACAACTGCGTGCTCGCCTGCCCGTTCGGCGTGCCGAAGATGCACGACGAGGCCAACCTGATGATGAAGTGCGACATGTGTTACGACCGGACTTCGCAGGGCTTGAAGCCGATGTGCGCCTCGGTCTGCCCGAGCCAGGCGCTGTTCTTCGGCACCCGCGAGGAGTTCGAACGCCTGCGCCCCAACTCTCAGCCGGTCGACACATTTCGCTTCGGCGCCCAGCAGGTCACGACCAAGGTGAAGATGGTCGTGCCGAAGTCCTTCGCCGGGAACCTGCTGCAGATCACGGCACCTCTCGAGCGCGGCGCTCCGAGCGCCGCGCCGGTCGATCCCTTGCTCGCGAACTACTTCGAGGAGACTTCGCTTTGA
- a CDS encoding Rieske (2Fe-2S) protein has protein sequence MSRRDPDELTIAPDGRPMEEQPKWRRDFPVDVPQDQYVARREFTKFLALTSFAFVAGQAWILAKSYLGKRVGPRELAVARLSELPVGATLEFDFPGPGEPKLLVRLSERELVAFDQRCTHLSCPVIPQVEQGRFHCPCHSGNFDLVTGRPISGPPRRPLPKVELEIRGDQVFAVGITERTA, from the coding sequence TTGAGCCGTCGTGACCCGGACGAGCTCACGATTGCGCCGGACGGCCGGCCGATGGAGGAGCAGCCGAAGTGGCGCCGGGACTTTCCCGTCGATGTTCCCCAGGATCAGTACGTCGCGCGGCGCGAGTTCACCAAGTTCCTCGCTCTCACCAGCTTCGCCTTCGTCGCCGGTCAGGCCTGGATTCTCGCCAAGAGCTATCTCGGCAAGCGGGTCGGCCCGCGCGAGCTCGCCGTTGCCCGTCTCTCGGAGTTGCCAGTTGGCGCGACCCTGGAGTTCGACTTTCCGGGCCCGGGCGAGCCGAAGCTCCTGGTCCGCTTGAGCGAGCGCGAGCTCGTGGCGTTCGACCAACGCTGCACCCATCTCTCCTGTCCGGTCATCCCGCAAGTGGAGCAGGGTCGCTTCCACTGCCCCTGCCACTCCGGCAACTTCGACCTCGTCACCGGCCGGCCGATCTCCGGCCCGCCGCGCCGGCCGCTGCCCAAAGTGGAGCTCGAAATCCGCGGCGATCAGGTCTTCGCCGTCGGTATCACGGAGCGCACAGCGTGA
- a CDS encoding tellurite resistance/C4-dicarboxylate transporter family protein produces MTGAGVETLRGRFSQVIATLFPGYFALVMATGIVSIASQLLGFPVPARLLLAANLVFYAILLALTCVRAVRFPRRLLADLADHSRGPGYFTLVAATNVLGSQCLRVAGWRGAAEVCFAAGLGLWVLVMYSFFLAVVVRENKPTLGQGINGAWLLATVSTQSVAVLGASLVDPFGWSAPIVLFGALVLFLIGCMLYLSIITLIFYRFTFLELETATLTPPYWISMGAVAITALAGATLLLAADRSPLLSELAPFLRGFTLFFWAAGSWWIPLLLLLGAWRHLWRRHALTYDPQYWAMVFPLGMYAAATWQLAAALPMPPLAALARATLPVALFAWAATALGMVHSWWRWSREYRSGRPQGNEAA; encoded by the coding sequence ATGACCGGGGCTGGAGTCGAGACGCTGCGCGGTCGGTTCAGCCAGGTGATCGCGACGCTCTTTCCGGGTTACTTCGCCCTGGTGATGGCGACGGGCATCGTCTCGATCGCCAGTCAGCTCCTCGGCTTTCCGGTACCGGCGCGGCTGCTCCTGGCGGCGAATCTCGTCTTCTACGCGATCCTTCTCGCACTGACTTGCGTGCGGGCCGTCCGCTTTCCCCGGCGCCTGCTCGCTGATCTCGCCGATCACTCTCGGGGCCCGGGATATTTCACCCTGGTGGCGGCGACGAACGTTCTCGGCAGCCAGTGTCTGCGTGTCGCCGGCTGGCGAGGCGCCGCAGAGGTGTGCTTCGCCGCCGGGCTTGGCCTGTGGGTGCTAGTGATGTACTCCTTCTTCCTCGCCGTCGTCGTGCGCGAAAACAAGCCGACGCTGGGTCAGGGAATCAACGGCGCCTGGTTGCTGGCGACGGTGTCGACGCAGTCGGTCGCGGTCCTCGGGGCGAGCCTGGTGGATCCGTTCGGCTGGTCCGCGCCGATCGTGCTCTTCGGCGCCCTGGTTCTGTTTCTGATCGGTTGCATGCTCTACCTGTCGATCATTACCCTCATCTTCTATCGCTTCACTTTTCTCGAGCTCGAGACCGCGACCCTCACCCCGCCCTATTGGATCAGCATGGGAGCGGTGGCGATCACCGCGCTCGCCGGCGCCACCTTGCTGCTCGCCGCCGATCGCTCTCCGCTGCTCTCCGAGCTTGCGCCGTTCCTGCGCGGCTTCACGCTCTTCTTCTGGGCGGCGGGCAGCTGGTGGATCCCGCTGCTGTTGCTGCTCGGCGCCTGGCGCCACCTCTGGCGCCGGCACGCGCTCACCTATGACCCGCAGTATTGGGCGATGGTCTTCCCACTCGGGATGTACGCCGCCGCCACCTGGCAGCTCGCCGCCGCGCTTCCCATGCCACCGCTCGCCGCGCTGGCTCGCGCCACGCTGCCGGTCGCGTTGTTCGCCTGGGCCGCCACCGCACTGGGCATGGTCCACTCCTGGTGGCGGTGGAGCCGCGAGTACCGAAGCGGGCGGCCACAGGGAAACGAGGCGGCTTGA
- a CDS encoding FAD-dependent oxidoreductase has product MAHYPYLILGGGMAADAAVRGIRELDAVRPIGLIGEETDPPYARPPLSKGLWKGDPLESVWRNTAEHGVDLLLGRRATALDLHGKKVTDNDGAEYTFEKLLIATGGTPRHLPFGGEETIYFRTLADFRRLHAMAEQGKSFAVIGGGFIGSEVAAALAMQGSKVTLLFPEDGIGARLFPADLARFLVGYYAEHGVEALRGERVTGLSRSGSQQVLETKSGRKVTVDAVVAGIGIVPNTDLATQSGLEVDDGIIVDAGLRTSHPDVFAAGDVARFDAPSLGRMRVEHEDNAVTMGHAAGRAMAGDPASYSHLPFFYSDLFELGYEAVGQMDPRGEMVADWREPFRKGVVYYLRERRVRGILLWNTWDQVDAARSLIAEPGPLGSRELVGRLPA; this is encoded by the coding sequence ATGGCACACTATCCGTACCTCATCCTCGGCGGCGGCATGGCGGCGGATGCCGCGGTGCGCGGCATTCGCGAGCTCGACGCCGTCCGCCCCATCGGGCTCATCGGCGAAGAGACCGACCCGCCGTACGCCCGGCCACCGCTCTCCAAGGGGCTCTGGAAGGGGGATCCGCTGGAGAGCGTGTGGAGGAACACCGCCGAGCATGGAGTGGACCTCCTCCTCGGCCGGCGTGCAACGGCTCTCGACTTGCACGGCAAGAAGGTGACCGACAATGACGGCGCGGAGTACACCTTCGAGAAGCTCCTCATCGCGACCGGCGGCACGCCACGACACCTGCCGTTCGGCGGCGAGGAGACGATCTACTTCCGCACTCTCGCCGACTTCCGCCGCCTTCACGCCATGGCCGAGCAGGGTAAGAGCTTCGCGGTGATCGGCGGCGGCTTCATCGGCTCCGAGGTCGCAGCCGCCCTCGCCATGCAAGGGAGCAAAGTGACGCTGCTCTTCCCTGAAGACGGGATCGGTGCGCGGCTTTTCCCTGCCGACCTGGCTCGGTTCCTGGTCGGCTACTACGCGGAACACGGCGTAGAAGCCCTGCGGGGCGAGAGGGTGACCGGCCTGAGCCGGAGCGGCTCGCAACAGGTGCTCGAGACCAAGAGTGGGCGCAAGGTCACCGTGGACGCGGTCGTGGCCGGCATCGGCATCGTGCCCAACACGGATCTGGCCACGCAGTCCGGCCTCGAAGTCGATGACGGAATCATCGTGGACGCGGGCCTGCGAACCTCTCATCCCGACGTCTTCGCCGCCGGCGACGTCGCTCGCTTCGACGCGCCGTCGCTCGGCCGCATGCGCGTCGAGCACGAGGACAATGCGGTCACCATGGGCCACGCGGCGGGCCGCGCCATGGCGGGCGATCCCGCGTCCTACTCGCACCTGCCGTTCTTCTACTCGGACCTGTTCGAGCTCGGCTACGAAGCTGTCGGGCAGATGGACCCCCGCGGGGAGATGGTAGCGGACTGGCGCGAGCCCTTTCGCAAGGGAGTGGTCTACTACTTGCGCGAGCGCAGGGTGCGCGGGATCCTGCTGTGGAACACCTGGGACCAGGTCGACGCCGCTCGCTCACTAATCGCCGAGCCCGGGCCGCTCGGTTCTAGAGAGCTGGTTGGCAGGCTGCCGGCCTGA
- a CDS encoding carboxymuconolactone decarboxylase family protein, whose product MYPRSTLDLAEKRRRLAPGPADTFRAFSQSVFADGALPVKAKQLIAVAVAHVTQCPYCIRAHTRAAERHGAAPEEIMEAIWVAAEMRAGAAYAHSALALDSLAHSRETKEEQTTTSGEQSPGAGKRQAMKGA is encoded by the coding sequence ATGTACCCTCGCTCGACCCTCGACCTCGCCGAGAAACGCCGCCGACTGGCCCCCGGGCCTGCCGATACCTTCCGGGCCTTCAGCCAGAGCGTTTTCGCAGACGGGGCGCTGCCGGTGAAAGCGAAGCAGCTGATCGCGGTCGCTGTCGCGCACGTTACGCAGTGCCCGTACTGCATTCGCGCCCATACCCGTGCTGCCGAACGTCACGGCGCCGCACCCGAGGAGATCATGGAGGCGATCTGGGTGGCTGCGGAGATGCGTGCCGGAGCCGCCTACGCGCATTCCGCCCTCGCTCTGGACAGCCTGGCGCACTCCCGCGAAACGAAAGAGGAACAGACGACGACGTCAGGCGAGCAGTCGCCCGGAGCCGGTAAGCGGCAGGCGATGAAAGGAGCATGA
- a CDS encoding PAS domain S-box protein: protein MLEAEIFTLLEQTADAAYSVTEEGEICSWNNAAEELFGYPAGEVLGRNIHEVLEARDALGTQVLAGDGEAAVRRWNRTSPGIPNFDLEVRTRSDRRIWVNVSTIVLDPPRSGRRLFLRLARDISQRRRDAELLQRVLGAARQLVAVAGDSSSHAQIEPLSDQEIRILKLFAEGRDSTGIARMLKISAHTLRNHLHHINRKLRTHSRLEAVTHAQRRGLID, encoded by the coding sequence ATGCTGGAAGCGGAGATATTCACCTTGCTCGAGCAGACGGCCGATGCCGCGTATTCGGTCACCGAGGAGGGCGAAATCTGCTCCTGGAACAACGCCGCCGAAGAGCTCTTTGGCTATCCCGCCGGGGAGGTTCTGGGCCGCAACATCCACGAGGTGCTCGAGGCTCGCGACGCCCTGGGCACCCAAGTGCTCGCGGGCGACGGTGAGGCTGCGGTCCGCCGATGGAACCGGACGTCCCCGGGGATCCCCAACTTCGATCTCGAGGTCCGCACGCGGTCCGACCGGCGGATCTGGGTGAACGTCTCGACGATCGTGCTCGACCCTCCGCGCTCGGGGCGCCGCCTCTTCCTGCGGCTGGCACGTGATATCTCCCAGCGCCGTCGCGACGCGGAGCTCCTTCAGCGGGTGCTGGGAGCCGCCCGCCAGCTCGTGGCGGTCGCCGGCGACTCGTCCAGCCATGCGCAGATCGAGCCGCTCTCCGACCAGGAGATTCGGATCCTGAAGCTGTTCGCCGAGGGCCGCGACTCCACCGGCATCGCCCGCATGCTGAAGATTTCCGCGCATACGCTGCGCAACCACCTCCACCACATCAACCGCAAGCTCCGCACCCATAGCCGCCTCGAGGCGGTAACCCACGCGCAGCGGCGCGGGCTGATCGACTAG
- a CDS encoding NTP transferase domain-containing protein, producing MLAGGEGRRMQSFIRSWLGEERPKQYCAFSGRRSMLGHTWDRARAMAPPDQVTTIVGRGHLQFLDGIEEPAPGAVIEQPADRGTAPGIFLPTALVAARDPSATVVVMPSDHFIHPKADFIALAEAACREAAEQPGRLVMLGARPLWPETDFGWILPATQQHSLPLRPVAGFEEKPDRERAERFLARGGLWNTMIFAARVDTLWRLGQQLLPEMMLPLYALCRELGASLGEPSKAEIDRAISRAYHRMPHADFSRDLVQRCPEAALVLSLANIEWSDWGRPERVAESLRRLGKKPALPTREASPILDGVLIDAPPGQPSVASAVQL from the coding sequence GTGCTCGCGGGCGGCGAAGGGCGGCGAATGCAGTCTTTCATCCGCAGCTGGCTGGGTGAGGAACGCCCGAAGCAGTACTGCGCGTTCTCCGGCCGCCGTTCCATGCTCGGCCATACGTGGGACCGCGCGCGGGCCATGGCTCCGCCGGACCAAGTGACCACCATCGTGGGCCGAGGGCATCTCCAATTCCTCGACGGCATCGAGGAGCCAGCGCCAGGGGCGGTCATCGAACAGCCAGCCGATCGCGGTACGGCGCCGGGCATCTTCCTGCCAACCGCGCTCGTCGCTGCCCGCGACCCCTCGGCGACGGTCGTCGTCATGCCGTCGGATCACTTCATCCATCCCAAGGCGGACTTCATCGCCCTGGCCGAAGCCGCATGCCGCGAAGCGGCCGAGCAGCCAGGGAGATTGGTAATGCTGGGCGCCAGGCCGCTCTGGCCCGAGACCGACTTCGGCTGGATCCTGCCCGCCACTCAGCAGCACTCGCTCCCACTTCGGCCGGTGGCTGGTTTCGAGGAGAAGCCTGACCGCGAGCGAGCCGAGCGGTTCCTCGCCCGCGGGGGGCTGTGGAACACCATGATCTTTGCCGCCCGCGTCGACACTCTGTGGCGGCTGGGCCAGCAACTCCTGCCCGAAATGATGCTTCCGCTCTATGCTCTCTGCCGCGAGCTCGGCGCTTCGCTCGGAGAGCCCTCCAAGGCAGAGATCGATCGCGCCATCAGCCGGGCCTATCACCGGATGCCGCATGCCGACTTCTCGCGGGATCTAGTGCAGCGCTGTCCAGAAGCTGCCCTGGTCCTGTCACTCGCCAACATCGAGTGGAGTGACTGGGGCCGCCCGGAGCGCGTAGCGGAGAGCCTCAGGAGGCTCGGCAAGAAACCCGCCCTCCCGACCCGCGAGGCCTCTCCGATACTTGACGGAGTTCTTATCGATGCGCCGCCCGGGCAACCGAGCGTGGCGAGCGCGGTGCAGCTGTGA
- a CDS encoding DUF488 domain-containing protein, which translates to MRDALRTIAPAHEAGAGDGRAASDRWLLTRYERAIAVRAERAQHALGARAESVAKLLVPSYRPATQSQGAPHEIAHGCSRSRDHSRLRSGGSVRLRNSRHAGRAEERRRCRWLRGDSRPEVFGRRHRRGEGRGHPSSRETGSTSGAGGPAALSKRLGDPGLRRRSPGPEQASHAGKDVSVIALKRAYEPVTRDDGVRFLVERLWPRGVTKEKLRVGAWLKEVAPTTELRKWFSHDPDKWSRFRARYFRELDAAPEAWRPLLSAARRGTVTLVYSSHDERHNNAVALRDYLENRHGSSAKTPPMATARTRRIPE; encoded by the coding sequence ATGCGCGACGCACTTCGGACAATCGCGCCGGCGCACGAAGCCGGCGCTGGCGATGGGCGTGCTGCGAGTGACCGTTGGCTCCTCACACGGTACGAACGAGCCATTGCGGTTCGTGCCGAGCGCGCTCAACATGCTCTCGGAGCGCGAGCAGAGAGTGTGGCCAAGCTGCTCGTTCCGTCTTACAGGCCAGCGACTCAGTCGCAAGGAGCACCTCATGAAATCGCCCACGGTTGCAGTCGTTCTCGCGATCATTCTCGCCTTCGCAGTGGTGGGAGTGTGCGCCTTCGCAACAGCCGACACGCGGGTCGCGCCGAAGAGCGCCGTCGTTGCCGCTGGCTTCGCGGCGATTCTCGGCCTGAGGTCTTCGGTCGGCGACACCGTCGAGGGGAGGGTCGCGGTCACCCATCGTCGCGCGAAACGGGGAGCACCTCCGGCGCCGGCGGACCTGCAGCGCTATCGAAGCGTCTTGGCGATCCAGGTCTCCGTCGACGATCTCCTGGACCGGAGCAGGCGAGCCATGCAGGAAAGGACGTATCTGTGATCGCGCTGAAGCGCGCCTACGAACCGGTCACGCGCGACGATGGAGTCCGCTTCCTGGTCGAACGTCTGTGGCCCCGCGGCGTCACGAAGGAGAAGCTGAGGGTGGGTGCTTGGCTGAAGGAAGTCGCACCTACGACGGAGCTCCGGAAGTGGTTCAGCCATGATCCGGACAAGTGGTCCCGATTCCGCGCCCGCTACTTTCGCGAGCTCGACGCAGCGCCCGAGGCGTGGCGGCCACTTCTCTCCGCGGCAAGGCGCGGGACGGTGACTCTGGTCTACAGCTCTCATGACGAGCGACACAACAACGCCGTGGCGCTGAGGGACTACCTCGAGAACCGCCACGGTTCGTCGGCGAAGACGCCGCCCATGGCCACAGCTCGTACGCGGCGGATCCCGGAATGA
- the tal gene encoding transaldolase, whose protein sequence is MKPTQRLQEVGQSLWLDNIARGLLTDGTLRRYIAELSVTGLTSNPTIFDHAIRDGGAYDSGIRRKAAEGTTGQGLFFDLALEDLTQAAELFRPAYDRTGGVDGWVSLEVSPLLANDTAGTIAAAAQLHTRANCSNLFIKIPGTPEGIPAIEASILAGVPINVTLLFSTDQYLAAAEAYVRGLERRLAAGLNPRVDSVASLFVSRWDVAVKDLAPRELRNRLGIAVARRTYKAYRDLLASARWRRLAAAGARTQRLLWASTGTKDPGAPDTMYIEALAAPETINTIPDRTLLAFADHGHLSGEMPADGGDAEETLASFRRIGVDDTALATRLQREGIVSFDRSWQELLARIESKIAAIEQVDHSSPGRP, encoded by the coding sequence GTGAAGCCGACCCAACGACTGCAAGAGGTCGGGCAAAGCCTGTGGCTCGACAACATCGCTCGCGGGCTGCTGACAGATGGCACCTTGCGGCGGTACATTGCCGAGCTGTCGGTGACCGGCCTCACGTCGAACCCCACGATTTTCGATCATGCCATCAGAGATGGCGGCGCCTACGACAGCGGCATCCGCCGGAAAGCAGCTGAAGGCACGACGGGCCAGGGTTTGTTCTTCGATCTCGCCCTCGAGGACTTGACCCAGGCCGCCGAGCTCTTCCGCCCCGCTTACGACCGCACCGGGGGCGTCGATGGGTGGGTGTCGTTGGAGGTGTCGCCGCTGCTGGCCAACGATACGGCGGGGACGATCGCGGCGGCAGCGCAGCTTCACACGCGAGCCAATTGCTCCAACCTCTTCATCAAGATCCCGGGCACGCCGGAGGGTATTCCCGCGATCGAGGCGTCGATCCTCGCCGGAGTGCCGATCAATGTGACGCTCTTGTTTTCCACCGACCAGTACCTCGCGGCGGCCGAGGCCTACGTGCGAGGGCTCGAGCGGAGGCTTGCGGCCGGCCTGAATCCGCGGGTCGATTCCGTCGCGTCACTGTTCGTCAGCCGCTGGGATGTGGCGGTCAAGGACCTGGCACCCCGGGAGCTGCGCAATCGTCTGGGTATCGCCGTGGCTCGGCGCACGTACAAGGCCTACCGCGATCTTCTGGCGTCGGCCCGGTGGCGGCGATTGGCGGCCGCGGGCGCCCGAACGCAACGCCTGCTTTGGGCCAGCACGGGAACCAAGGATCCTGGTGCGCCGGATACGATGTACATTGAGGCGCTGGCCGCGCCGGAGACCATCAACACGATCCCGGACAGGACGTTGCTCGCCTTTGCCGACCACGGGCATCTGAGTGGGGAGATGCCGGCCGATGGTGGCGATGCCGAAGAGACACTCGCCTCCTTCCGGCGGATCGGGGTGGACGATACGGCCCTCGCGACCCGGCTCCAGCGCGAAGGCATTGTGTCCTTCGACCGATCGTGGCAGGAGTTGCTGGCCCGCATTGAGTCGAAAATCGCCGCGATCGAGCAGGTCGATCACTCCAGTCCGGGGCGACCATGA
- a CDS encoding DUF2090 domain-containing protein, producing the protein MNGGGKRARISSSQREPGLRGYDRPLYLLPFDHRHSYLTGMFNATPPLTADECAAVIDSKRVIYDGFQQALGRELPLASAGILADEEFGAGILRDAARNGYVTALAIEKSGSDEFEFEYGTEFAEHIEAFEPTFAKVLVRYNPEGDEALNQRQTARLRQISDYCRRSSQLFMFELLVPATEAQDVATYDLRTRPGLMLQAIRRLQDAGVEPDVWKIEGLDRREDCERVVATVRRDGRRGVGCIVLGRSADEKKVAVWLETAGSVPGYIGFAVGRTTFWEPVADYLAHDTTRPEAVFRIAQRYRAWAAIFERARSVAD; encoded by the coding sequence ATGAACGGTGGTGGAAAAAGGGCGAGGATCTCCTCGTCGCAGCGTGAGCCGGGCCTTCGCGGCTACGACCGACCGCTCTACCTGCTGCCGTTCGACCACCGGCATTCCTACTTGACCGGGATGTTCAACGCCACGCCTCCGCTGACAGCGGACGAATGTGCTGCGGTCATCGACAGCAAGCGGGTGATCTACGACGGGTTCCAGCAGGCGCTCGGCCGTGAGCTGCCGCTTGCTTCCGCCGGCATCCTGGCCGACGAGGAATTCGGCGCCGGCATCCTGCGCGACGCGGCCAGGAACGGATACGTGACTGCGTTGGCTATCGAGAAGAGCGGCTCGGACGAGTTCGAGTTCGAGTACGGCACAGAGTTCGCCGAGCACATCGAGGCGTTCGAGCCTACCTTCGCGAAGGTGCTGGTGCGCTACAACCCGGAAGGCGACGAGGCGCTCAATCAGCGGCAAACTGCCCGGCTGAGACAGATTTCCGACTACTGTCGGAGGTCGAGCCAGCTCTTCATGTTCGAGCTCCTGGTGCCAGCGACGGAGGCGCAAGACGTCGCGACCTACGATCTGCGGACGCGGCCGGGATTGATGCTTCAGGCCATCCGCAGGTTGCAGGATGCGGGTGTCGAGCCGGATGTCTGGAAGATCGAAGGGCTCGACCGCCGCGAGGACTGCGAGCGCGTCGTCGCCACCGTGCGGCGCGACGGTCGGCGCGGAGTGGGCTGCATCGTATTGGGACGCAGTGCCGATGAGAAGAAGGTAGCGGTCTGGCTCGAGACCGCCGGGTCCGTTCCGGGGTACATCGGTTTCGCGGTCGGACGGACTACCTTCTGGGAACCGGTGGCAGACTACCTGGCGCACGACACGACGCGGCCGGAGGCGGTCTTCCGCATCGCGCAACGCTACCGCGCTTGGGCGGCGATCTTCGAGCGGGCGCGGTCGGTGGCCGACTGA
- a CDS encoding uracil-DNA glycosylase family protein has protein sequence MPRETAAASAYPTLEGLLTAVRSCRACEVDLPLGPRPVLSASATARILVVGQAPGVRVHLTGIPWDDASGARLRGWMGVDEDAFHDESRIAIIPIGFCYPGRGRGGDLPPRRECAALWLDQLLARLPRIELTLLVGQHAQRRFLGPRRKPSLAETVKAWREYAPQYLPLPHPSPRNQPWFRQHPWFERQLVPVLRAQINAFSAR, from the coding sequence ATGCCGCGAGAAACTGCAGCAGCCTCCGCCTATCCCACTCTCGAAGGATTGCTGACTGCCGTGCGGAGCTGTCGGGCGTGCGAAGTGGATCTTCCGCTGGGCCCGCGCCCGGTGCTGAGCGCCAGCGCAACCGCACGCATCCTCGTCGTGGGCCAAGCCCCCGGTGTGCGGGTGCACTTGACGGGCATTCCGTGGGACGACGCGAGCGGGGCGCGGTTACGCGGGTGGATGGGTGTGGACGAGGACGCCTTTCATGACGAATCGAGAATCGCGATCATTCCCATCGGCTTTTGCTATCCCGGGCGCGGGAGAGGTGGTGATTTACCACCGCGCCGTGAATGCGCCGCGCTCTGGCTCGACCAGCTGCTCGCCCGCCTGCCCCGGATCGAGCTGACTCTGCTCGTCGGGCAGCATGCTCAACGCCGCTTCCTCGGTCCCCGCCGCAAACCGTCGTTGGCCGAGACGGTCAAGGCCTGGCGGGAGTACGCGCCGCAATATCTGCCGCTGCCCCACCCCTCGCCGCGCAATCAACCGTGGTTCCGGCAGCACCCCTGGTTCGAGCGGCAGCTCGTCCCGGTGTTACGCGCGCAGATCAACGCATTTTCTGCTCGCTGA
- a CDS encoding pirin — MPGKTAWKSATPQLSLVLPGAPASQFHSPDVETRPRKSRRAGSLIRQSLYLDQEDAYAAGEVGFLARALVQATLPHSDPKANEFVRRNGHFTLSILAPKDVGLPYGRYPRLVLAYLTTEAVRRKSPDVELGGHFSRFCAALGIPPTTGPRGSLPQLRDQLQRLFASTFQCIFHDESQGRHAGDGFLIAEKRELWWDPRLRKGEAAWGSHVVLSDRFYREATEAPVPLDLRVLRALRSPFEIDIYVWLTWRFFRLRKPVTIPWASLALQFGCGYANPRHFKKRFLGYLRSVIDYYPGVRLESLATGLLLKPSPTHIGQRPAKG; from the coding sequence ATGCCTGGAAAGACCGCTTGGAAGTCCGCGACCCCGCAGCTCTCGTTGGTCCTCCCTGGCGCCCCGGCGTCACAGTTTCATTCTCCAGATGTTGAGACCAGGCCCCGCAAATCCAGGCGCGCCGGCAGCCTGATCCGGCAGTCGCTCTACCTCGACCAGGAGGATGCCTACGCCGCCGGCGAAGTCGGTTTCCTGGCCCGGGCCCTGGTGCAGGCGACCCTTCCGCACAGCGACCCGAAGGCCAACGAGTTCGTCCGGCGGAACGGACACTTCACCCTGTCCATCCTTGCCCCGAAGGACGTCGGGCTGCCGTACGGCCGCTATCCGCGCCTGGTCCTCGCCTACCTCACGACCGAGGCGGTGCGCCGCAAGAGCCCCGACGTCGAGCTCGGCGGCCACTTCTCGCGCTTCTGCGCTGCCCTCGGGATCCCGCCGACCACGGGACCGCGTGGGTCGTTGCCGCAGCTCCGCGACCAGCTCCAGCGTCTCTTCGCCTCGACCTTCCAGTGCATCTTCCACGACGAGAGCCAGGGGAGACACGCTGGCGATGGCTTCCTGATCGCCGAGAAGCGGGAACTCTGGTGGGACCCGCGGCTGAGGAAGGGCGAGGCTGCGTGGGGGTCCCACGTCGTTCTCTCGGACCGGTTCTATCGGGAGGCGACTGAAGCGCCGGTCCCGCTCGACTTGCGGGTCCTTCGCGCCCTCCGGTCGCCGTTCGAGATCGACATCTACGTCTGGTTGACCTGGCGCTTCTTTCGTCTGCGGAAGCCGGTCACCATCCCGTGGGCCTCTCTGGCGCTCCAGTTCGGCTGCGGCTACGCCAATCCCCGGCACTTCAAGAAGCGGTTCCTCGGCTACCTTCGGAGCGTCATCGACTACTACCCCGGCGTCAGGCTCGAGAGCTTGGCCACCGGCTTGCTGCTCAAGCCCTCGCCGACGCACATCGGGCAGCGGCCTGCAAAGGGCTGA